The genome window CAAAAGAGCCAACTAAAAATGGTGAATCGTTAGAAGAAAACTTCAAAGTAAATTTAGCTAAAACTGGATTCACACCATATAACGCTGATGAAATTGATGTTGTCTTTTCTGAAAACTGGTTCCTTCCTATTTCAAAAATCAACGAAATGAGAAGAACTGTTTACGAACAATTATCAGAAATTCGTTTAAAAAATTATGTTAGAAAAGAACATCAATTAGTAAAAACATCTCATCCTTATCCTGAAACCAAGTTGGATTTTATGTATAATGTTGCCAACAAAACAGCTCGTAAATTCTACGAACGTCATGGTGTAACCGAAATTGAAAAAGCTTTCGAATTACAATGGGATCCAGGAAAATCTCGTGTAATGACTACTAAATACTGTATCAAATACGAATTAGAGCGTTGTCCTAAATACCATAGAGAAAATATGGACAAAAAACTTAAAGAGCCATTGGTATTGAAACAAGGTGAATTGGAATACAAACTAAAATTCAATTGTAAACCTTGCGAAATGGAAATTTGGGAAAAAGATGCCGAATTTGAAATCGAAGAAGATCATATTCATTAATATAAAAAACCGATGTTTACAATGTAAACATCGGTTTTTCTTTTTTTGATTACTAAAATTAAATTGTATTTTTGAGTATGCAATCCATTCTTGAAAATATCGCCAAACATGTTGCTCTTACACCAGAAGAGCAAGAATTGTTACTATCTAAAACCATTACACAACATTACAAAGCAAAAACAGTTATTCTTAATGCTGGAGAAATTTGCAAGTATTCGTATTTTGTAAATTCTGGATTATTAAGAAGTTTTTCTATTAATGATAATATTACCGAACATGTACTTCAGTTTGCTTGCGAAGGTTGGTGGATTGGCGACATGTATAGTTTACTAACTCAAAAACCGGGCAACCTATTTATAGAAGTTATCGAAGATGCCGAAGTTGTTTTACTGCCAAAAGAAAATCAAGACGAATTGTATCATTTAATTCCAAAATTAGAACGCTTTTTCAGAATACTTATCGAAAATTCATTAGTAGCACATCAAGAGCGATTAATGGATAATTTAAGTTTAACAGCGGAAGAACGTTTTGAAAAATTTTGTTCTAAATACCCAACGCTTATCCAACGAGTTCCTCAAAAACAAATAGCTTCTTACATTGGAGTTACTCCAGAATTTTTCAGTAAAATGAAAGCAAAAATGTTGCGTAAATAATTTGTTAATCTAGATTAAGTGCGCTTTCTTTAGTCGTGATGTAAATTTGTATCATAATAATTACTAAATTTATATATCATGAAAAATTCGGTTTTACATAAAGCAAATACAAGAGGAAATGCAAATCATGGTTGGTTAAACGCTTACCACAGTTTTAGTTTTGCAAATTGGTACAATCCAGAAAGAGTGCAGTTTGGAATGTTGCGCGTTTTAAACGACGATACCATTGCTGCTGGAATGGGCTTTGGAACACATCCTCACGATAATATGGAAATTATTACCATTCCTTTGGAAGGCGATTTAGCTCACAAAGACAGTATGGGAAATGGTACAACTATCAAAAGTGGTGACATTCAAGTAATGAGTGCTGGAACAGGAATTCAACATAGCGAATTCAATCCAAATCATGACCAACAAACAAAATTGTTTCAAATTTGGTTATTCCCAAAATTTAGAAATGTTACACCTAGATACCAACAAATTACATTAGACAAATCGTTAGAGAAAAACGATTTTGCTCAAATTTTATCTCCAAATGCAGATGATGCTGGTGTTTGGATTCATCAAGATGCTTGGTTTTATATGAGTGATTTTGATGCTAATTTTTCTAAAAAATTAGGATTAAAAAAAGAAGGAAATGGTTTCTACATTATGAACATTGAAGGTGAAATCGAAGTAAATGGAGAAAAACTAGAAAAAAGAGATGCAATTGGAATTTGGGAAACTCCAGAAATTGAAATTAAAGCAAACACCGATGCGAAATTTTTAGTAATGGAAATTCCTATGGAACAATAATTAATTTTCAGTTAAATAATAAGCCATGAACGAAGTACAACTAAGAATAGACGATAATAAAGGCGCTTTCTATATTGAAGTTAACGAAAAACAAGAAGCAATGATGACCTTTGTTTTTGCTGGTGAAGACAAGATTATCATCGACCACACTGAAGTTAATCCCGGAAATGAAGGAAAAGGCTTTGGTAAAAAAATGGTAACTAAAGCGGTGGAATTTGCCAGAGAAAAAGAAATTAAAATATTGCCGTTGTGTCCTTTTGCAAAAAGTGTTTTTGATAAAACACCAGAATTTAAAGACGTTCTTTAACTTATAATCTGCAAGTTTCAATAAAAGCTTGCAGATTTTTTTATATACCAATAGCAATTCTAAAACTAAAAATCATGGATCCAAAAAACATTAAAAAAGAATATACAAATGGTGAAGTAACCATTGTATGGCAATCTGGAAAATGTAGTCATTCAGCAAATTGCGTTAAAAATAATCCTGATGTTTTTAAACCAAAAGAACAACCTTGGATTACACCAGAAAACTCAACTACTGAAAAAATTATCGAAACTGTAAAAAAATGCCCTTCAGGTGCATTAACCTATTATCTAAATAAAAATGACTAAAAAAATAATCGCATTCGGCGCTTCATCAAGTAAAAACTCTATTAATAAACAACTAGCAACTTATGCTGCTAATCAGTTTCAAAATGTTTCAATTGAAATTTTAGATTTAAACGATTACGAAATGCCCATCTTTTCAGTTGATAAAGAAAAAGAAAATGGCATTCATCCATTGGCACAAGAATTTTATGAAAAACTTGGAACTGCTGATTTAATTCTTATTTCTTTTGCCGAACACAATGGAAATTATTCAACTGCATTTAAAAATATTTTAGATTGGACTTCACGTATTAATTCCAAAACCTTTCAAGAAAAACCAATGTTATTATTAGCAACATCACCAGGTGCTCGTGGCGGAAGTTCTGTTTTAGATATTGCTTCAAAACGTTTCCCTTTTCAAGGAGGAATTGTAAAAGGTAGTTTTTCATTACCAAGCTTTTATGAAAACTTTGATGTTGTAAACGGAATTATTCATCCTGAATATAAAAATCAATTGTTAAACATCATAAAATCAATAGAATTATAATTTCTTAATCTAGGTTAAGTGACTACTTCTGGTAACCGAAGTAAATTTGTAGTGTTAATATTAAATAATTTAAAAAAGATAAATATGGCAACTACAAAATGGACAATTGATCCAACACATTCAGAAATTGGTTTTAAAGTTAAACACATGATGTTTACAAATGTTTCAGGAAAATTTGATAATTACGAAGCTTCTATCGAAACAAACGAGGATGATTTTACAACTGGTAATTTTGCTTTCAGCGCAGATATTAGTTCAATAGACACAAGAAATGAAGACAGAAACAATCACTTAAAAAGTGCTGACTTTTTTGATGCTGATAATTTTCCAAAATTAAGCTTTACATCTACCTCTTTTGTCCCAAATGGAGATAACTATGAATTAACTGGTGATTTAACTATTAAAGATGTAACAAAACAAGTTAAACTTCCTGTTGAATTTAGCGGATTAATGCAAGATCCATGGGGAAATACAAAAGCTGGTTTAAACATTGAAGGAAAAATAAACAGAAAAGATTGGGGTTTAAACTGGAATTCAGCTTTAGAAACTGGTGGTGTTTTAGTAGGTGAAGAAGTGAAACTTATTATCGATTTACAGTTGGTTAAATCTTAATTATTTTGTTCAAATAATATAAAACCTTACAGATTTTAAAATTTGTAAGGTTTTTTTATGTTTAAAAAATAGTACTTTTGCTGAAATTTTGAGTAACTTTTAAACTCATAAACTTTAAACTTTTAAACCAATTAAAATGAAAGCATACGTATTTCCTGGTCAAGGAGCTCAATTTACTGGAATGGGTAAAGACCTTTACGAAAACTCACCATTAGCAAAAGAATTATTTGAAAAAGCAAACGATATTCTAGGTTTTAGAATTACAGATATTATGTTTGAAGGAACAGCCGAAGAATTAAAAGAAACGAAAGTTACACAGCCTGCTGTGTTTTTACATTCGGTTATTTTAGCTAAAACATTAGAAAATTTTAAACCAGAAATGGTTGCTGGTCACTCGTTAGGTGAATTTTCTGCTTTAGTAGCTAATGGTGCTTTATCGTTTGAAGACGGATTAAAATTAGTTTCTCAAAGAGCTACAGCAATGCAAAAAGCTTGCGAAATTACACCTTCTACTATGGCGGCTGTTTTAAACTTAGATGACAAAATTGTTGAAGATATTTGTGCTTCAATTGATGGTGTTGTAGTTGCAGCCAATTACAACTGTCCAGGTCAATTAGTAATTTCTGGCGAATACAAAGCAGTTGAAACGGCTTGTGAAAAAATGAAAGAAGCAGGTGCAAAGCGTGCTTTAATTTTACCTGTTGGTGGTGCTTTCCACTCGCCTATGATGGAACCAGCTCGTGAAGAATTAGCTGCTGCTATCGAAACAACAAATTTTTCAACTCCAAGTTGCCCAGTATATCAAAACGTAACAGCAAGTGCGGTTAGCGATCCTGCTGAAATTAAGAAAAACTTAATTGCGCAATTAACAGGTGCAGTTAGATGGACACAATCGGTTAACCAAATGATTGCTGACGGAGCAACTAGTTTTACGGAAGTTGGGCCAGGAAAAGTATTAGTTGGATTGGTAAACAAAATCAACAAAGAAGTAGAAACGATTTCGGCTTAGTTTTTGAGTTAAATTTCAAAAGATAATCGTATGAGAAAAATAATTTTATCCGTTATTGCTTTAACGCTGTTAATCTCATGTAAAGAAGAAACAACAGAAAAAGTAAGAGAAGCTTCTAAAGCAGTTGGAGCAGATTTAAAACAAGCTGCCGATTCTGCAAAAGTAAAGGCAAAAAAAGTTATTGATTCATCTAAAGTAGGTGAAAAAGCAAAAGTTATTATTGCTAAAGGAGCTGAAAAAGTTGAAGAAGGCGCTAAAAAAATAAAAGAATCAGTTGAGAAATAATAAAAAATCCCGAGTTCAAAATCGGGATTTTTCATTATTAAGATAATTAATCCCTGTAATAAAACAAAAAACATAACCAAAAATTGAATTAACTATCTTTGTAAAAAGAAATTCCCTTTATGAATTTGGATTTACGAACAGTAAGCGTCATTCGATACATTACGCCACTACGCGAAGGTGGTTCGCTTCCTGCGTTGGCCGAAGCTGATGACGATTTTAAATATGTAATTAAATTTAGAGGTGCCGGTCACGGTGTTAAAGCATTAATTGCTGAATATTTAGGAGGTCAAATTGCGAGCTATTTAGGTTTGCAGGTTCCTGAATTGGTTTATGTTACTTTAGACGAAGCGTTTGGAAGAACTGAAGCCGATGAAGAAATTCAAGATTTATTGAAGTTTAGCGAAGGGTTAAATTTAGGACTTCATTATTTATCTGGTGCGTTGACTTTTGATGCAGCCGTAAATGATTGCGATGCGCTTTTGGCTTCAAAAATTGTTTGGCTCGATGCTTTTATTACCAATGTTGACCGAACTTTCAAAAACACCAACTTATTGATTTGGAAAAAAGAATTGTGGTTAATTGATCATGGTGCTTCTTTCTATTTTCATCATTCTTGGAACAATTGGGAAACGACAGCCATTACTCCATTTGCATTAATTAAAGATCATGTTTTGTTACCTAAAGCAAGTAAACTTGAAGAAGCGCATGCCGAATTTAGTTCAAAATTGAATCCTTCAATTTTAAAAGAAATTGTAAATAGAATTCCAAATGAATGGCTACAATGGGAAGAAACCGATTTATCGCCAGACGAAATCAAATTGGTTTACTTAAAATTTTTATCAATACGATTAGAAAATGCTTCAACTTTTTTAAAACAAGCTCAAGATGCACGAAAAACACTTATATGATTACGCTGTCATTCGTGTAGTACCAAGAGTAGAACGCGAAGAATTTATAAACATTGGTTTGATGTTGTTTTGCAAACGTCAAAAATATTTGCACATTCAATACCAAATTCCAAAGGAAAAAATAACGCTATTTTGTCCAGAATTTGATGTGGAACAATTAGAAATAAACTTGGCTGCCTTCACCAAAATTTGTTCGGGCAAAAAAGAGGGCGGTCCAATTGCTGAATTTGAATTAGCCGAACGTTTTAGATGGTTAACGGCTATAAAAAGTTCTAGCATTCAAACCTCAAGACCTCATTCTGGATTTAGCACAGACTTAGATAAAACCTTTGATGAATTATACAAAGAACTAGTTTTATAAGCAATTGTTTGTGACTTTTATGATTTTTTAGTACCTTGATACTCAATAATCATAAAACTATTTTAATATGAAAAAAGTATTTTTAGGTTTTGCTTTCTTAGCAATTTTATCATTAGCTTCATGTAAAGAAGAAACCAAAGACAAAGTGGAAGAAGCAACAGAAGCAGTTGGAGATGACATTAAAGCTTCAACAGAAGAAGCTGTAGAAAAAATCGATTCTACTGCAACTGAAGTTAAAGAAGAAGTTAAAAAAGAAATTGAACATATGGACGAAAGAGTTGACTAACTCATTTTCAGAATTTAAATATAAAAAAATCCGGAAATTAAGTTTCCGGATTTTTACTTTATAAACAATACTATTTTCTGATTTTCTGTTCCCATTTCCAGGCGCTTGCTAAAGCATCTTCTAATGAAAATTGTGATTGCCAACCTAAAACTTCATTAGCTTTTACTGTATTAGCGTAAGCTTCTGTAATATCACCTTCTCTTCTTTCAACAATCTGATAGTTTAATTTTCTTTCAGAAACCTTTTCAAAAGCATTGATTACTTCTAAAACCGAACTTCCTTTACCTGTTCCTAAATTAAAAGTTTCTACTTTTTCTAAATTTTGCTTATTCAACAAACGTTTTAAAGCAACAACATGCGCTTTAGCCAAATCAACTACATGAATATAATCACGAATTGCAGTACCATCTGGAGTTGGATAATCATTCCCAAAAACAGATAATTTTGCACGAAGTCCAATAGCTGTTTGCGTAATAAAAGGCACCAAGTTTTGAGGAACTCCTAAAGGCAATTCCCCTATCTCAGTTGATGGATGCGCACCAATTGGATTAAAATAACGCAACAAAACTGCATTAATGTTTGAAACTTTGGCAACATCTGAAATAATTTCTTCTCCTATCTGCTTAGTATTGCCATAAGGAG of Flavobacterium channae contains these proteins:
- a CDS encoding Crp/Fnr family transcriptional regulator — encoded protein: MQSILENIAKHVALTPEEQELLLSKTITQHYKAKTVILNAGEICKYSYFVNSGLLRSFSINDNITEHVLQFACEGWWIGDMYSLLTQKPGNLFIEVIEDAEVVLLPKENQDELYHLIPKLERFFRILIENSLVAHQERLMDNLSLTAEERFEKFCSKYPTLIQRVPQKQIASYIGVTPEFFSKMKAKMLRK
- a CDS encoding pirin family protein, whose protein sequence is MKNSVLHKANTRGNANHGWLNAYHSFSFANWYNPERVQFGMLRVLNDDTIAAGMGFGTHPHDNMEIITIPLEGDLAHKDSMGNGTTIKSGDIQVMSAGTGIQHSEFNPNHDQQTKLFQIWLFPKFRNVTPRYQQITLDKSLEKNDFAQILSPNADDAGVWIHQDAWFYMSDFDANFSKKLGLKKEGNGFYIMNIEGEIEVNGEKLEKRDAIGIWETPEIEIKANTDAKFLVMEIPMEQ
- a CDS encoding GNAT family N-acetyltransferase, which encodes MNEVQLRIDDNKGAFYIEVNEKQEAMMTFVFAGEDKIIIDHTEVNPGNEGKGFGKKMVTKAVEFAREKEIKILPLCPFAKSVFDKTPEFKDVL
- a CDS encoding (4Fe-4S)-binding protein; this translates as MDPKNIKKEYTNGEVTIVWQSGKCSHSANCVKNNPDVFKPKEQPWITPENSTTEKIIETVKKCPSGALTYYLNKND
- a CDS encoding NADPH-dependent FMN reductase, yielding MTKKIIAFGASSSKNSINKQLATYAANQFQNVSIEILDLNDYEMPIFSVDKEKENGIHPLAQEFYEKLGTADLILISFAEHNGNYSTAFKNILDWTSRINSKTFQEKPMLLLATSPGARGGSSVLDIASKRFPFQGGIVKGSFSLPSFYENFDVVNGIIHPEYKNQLLNIIKSIEL
- a CDS encoding YceI family protein translates to MATTKWTIDPTHSEIGFKVKHMMFTNVSGKFDNYEASIETNEDDFTTGNFAFSADISSIDTRNEDRNNHLKSADFFDADNFPKLSFTSTSFVPNGDNYELTGDLTIKDVTKQVKLPVEFSGLMQDPWGNTKAGLNIEGKINRKDWGLNWNSALETGGVLVGEEVKLIIDLQLVKS
- the fabD gene encoding ACP S-malonyltransferase translates to MKAYVFPGQGAQFTGMGKDLYENSPLAKELFEKANDILGFRITDIMFEGTAEELKETKVTQPAVFLHSVILAKTLENFKPEMVAGHSLGEFSALVANGALSFEDGLKLVSQRATAMQKACEITPSTMAAVLNLDDKIVEDICASIDGVVVAANYNCPGQLVISGEYKAVETACEKMKEAGAKRALILPVGGAFHSPMMEPAREELAAAIETTNFSTPSCPVYQNVTASAVSDPAEIKKNLIAQLTGAVRWTQSVNQMIADGATSFTEVGPGKVLVGLVNKINKEVETISA
- a CDS encoding HipA family kinase, translating into MNLDLRTVSVIRYITPLREGGSLPALAEADDDFKYVIKFRGAGHGVKALIAEYLGGQIASYLGLQVPELVYVTLDEAFGRTEADEEIQDLLKFSEGLNLGLHYLSGALTFDAAVNDCDALLASKIVWLDAFITNVDRTFKNTNLLIWKKELWLIDHGASFYFHHSWNNWETTAITPFALIKDHVLLPKASKLEEAHAEFSSKLNPSILKEIVNRIPNEWLQWEETDLSPDEIKLVYLKFLSIRLENASTFLKQAQDARKTLI
- a CDS encoding DUF3037 domain-containing protein — its product is MHEKHLYDYAVIRVVPRVEREEFINIGLMLFCKRQKYLHIQYQIPKEKITLFCPEFDVEQLEINLAAFTKICSGKKEGGPIAEFELAERFRWLTAIKSSSIQTSRPHSGFSTDLDKTFDELYKELVL
- the galE gene encoding UDP-glucose 4-epimerase GalE, with the translated sequence MKILVTGGLGFIGSHTVVELQNEGFDVVVIDNLSNSSVDVIDGIERITGKKPLFENIDLRDKNLVTAFFEKYHDIEGVIHFAASKAVGESVENPLLYYENNINSLVYLLQQLQKKDKASFIFSSSCTVYGQAEQMPITENAPIQSAMSPYGNTKQIGEEIISDVAKVSNINAVLLRYFNPIGAHPSTEIGELPLGVPQNLVPFITQTAIGLRAKLSVFGNDYPTPDGTAIRDYIHVVDLAKAHVVALKRLLNKQNLEKVETFNLGTGKGSSVLEVINAFEKVSERKLNYQIVERREGDITEAYANTVKANEVLGWQSQFSLEDALASAWKWEQKIRK